A window of Pseudomonas mucidolens contains these coding sequences:
- a CDS encoding alkane 1-monooxygenase, with amino-acid sequence MSQTLTAPQVWTDGKRHLWWLGIMPLATPLLSGALAITTGVQALWWVGVLVIFGLIPLIDGLLGEDVSNPPESAVSGLEAQKYYRWIVYTGVLFVISSLVITGWLAVSGIDWIISGGLLQLTASLDPSSWVAQAASYITSRTQLHGAVSGFTYLGMAMSTGAATGIAINTAHELGHKPRLLEIVLAKITLAPTFYGHFYTEHNRGHHVRVATPEDPASSRLGESFWAFLPRSVWFSARSAWNLERERLRKLGLPVWHWKNGVLSAWMYSVVLWGAMIAWLGMAVIPFLLIQGIYGFSLLEVVNYVEHYGLQRQKLPNGRYERCSPRHSWNSNRIVTNIFLFQLQRHSDHHANPTRSYQSLRHFDESPQLPYGYASMIVWAYVPYLWRRRMDHRVLKHYSGDVTLANIHPPKRSKILGQYGNTRKF; translated from the coding sequence ATGAGCCAGACCCTGACGGCTCCACAGGTATGGACCGATGGCAAGCGTCATCTGTGGTGGCTTGGCATCATGCCGTTGGCCACGCCTTTACTCTCCGGGGCCCTGGCCATCACCACGGGCGTGCAAGCACTGTGGTGGGTCGGCGTGCTGGTGATCTTCGGTTTGATTCCATTGATTGACGGTCTGTTGGGCGAAGACGTCAGCAACCCGCCGGAGTCTGCTGTCAGCGGTCTGGAAGCGCAGAAGTACTACCGCTGGATCGTCTATACCGGCGTGCTCTTCGTCATCTCATCGCTGGTGATTACCGGCTGGCTGGCGGTCAGCGGCATAGACTGGATCATCAGCGGTGGCCTGCTGCAACTCACCGCGTCCCTCGATCCATCGAGCTGGGTTGCGCAGGCCGCCAGCTACATCACTTCACGTACTCAATTGCACGGTGCAGTCAGTGGTTTCACCTACCTGGGCATGGCTATGTCCACTGGCGCCGCCACCGGCATAGCGATCAACACCGCCCATGAGCTGGGTCACAAACCGCGTCTGCTGGAGATCGTGCTGGCGAAGATTACCCTGGCGCCGACCTTCTACGGGCATTTCTACACCGAGCATAACCGTGGTCACCATGTACGCGTAGCGACGCCGGAAGACCCGGCCAGTTCGCGACTGGGGGAAAGTTTCTGGGCCTTCCTGCCGCGTTCGGTCTGGTTCAGCGCGCGCTCGGCCTGGAACCTGGAGCGTGAGCGCCTGCGCAAACTCGGCCTGCCGGTATGGCATTGGAAGAACGGCGTGCTCAGCGCCTGGATGTACAGCGTGGTGCTGTGGGGCGCGATGATCGCCTGGCTGGGGATGGCGGTGATTCCGTTTCTGTTGATCCAGGGCATCTACGGGTTTTCCCTGTTGGAAGTGGTGAACTATGTCGAACATTACGGCCTTCAGCGCCAGAAGTTGCCCAACGGTCGTTATGAGCGGTGCTCGCCCCGGCATTCATGGAACAGCAACCGGATCGTCACCAATATCTTTCTGTTCCAGTTGCAGCGCCATTCCGATCATCATGCCAACCCCACGCGCAGTTATCAGTCCTTGCGTCACTTTGATGAGTCGCCACAACTGCCGTATGGCTACGCCAGCATGATTGTCTGGGCGTATGTACCTTACTTGTGGCGACGACGCATGGATCACCGAGTACTCAAACATTATTCGGGTGATGTAACCCTGGCCAATATTCATCCGCCAAAGCGTTCGAAGATACTTGGGCAGTACGGCAATACGCGTAAGTTCTAA
- the praA gene encoding alkane oxidation protein activator PraA has protein sequence MQKTAKFTTHIVLAALGLIAYHQAQAARIEPAGSSFTAQGPISFSKGALISADCTIKVAGKVAPDGSSANVDAVEFDGGLKCSRVEAINLPWVLVAKDTKSGSMSNISVDVHAFGLGGKCGPSTAQGTWDNATGKLEAANVPIGEDCTIKTVSIKMPPTFKVVE, from the coding sequence ATGCAAAAAACTGCGAAGTTCACCACCCATATTGTGCTCGCCGCACTGGGGCTTATTGCCTATCACCAGGCCCAGGCCGCGCGTATCGAGCCTGCCGGCAGTTCCTTCACGGCCCAGGGGCCGATCAGTTTTTCCAAGGGCGCTCTTATCAGTGCCGATTGCACCATCAAGGTCGCCGGAAAAGTTGCGCCTGACGGCTCGTCCGCCAATGTAGACGCCGTTGAGTTCGATGGAGGCCTCAAGTGCAGCCGTGTCGAGGCCATCAACCTGCCTTGGGTATTGGTGGCCAAAGACACAAAAAGCGGCTCGATGTCGAACATCAGTGTGGATGTGCATGCCTTCGGCCTGGGCGGTAAGTGCGGCCCATCCACAGCGCAAGGCACCTGGGATAACGCCACTGGAAAGTTAGAGGCGGCCAACGTGCCGATCGGCGAAGACTGCACGATCAAGACAGTGTCGATCAAGATGCCGCCAACGTTCAAGGTCGTCGAATAA
- a CDS encoding SDR family NAD(P)-dependent oxidoreductase, translating into MKSFNGRVAAITGAASGMGRALALALAREGCHLALADKNTLGLEQTVQLVEHSTLVPVRITCCSLDVSDRQAMEDWAAACAAEHGQVNLIFNNAGVALSSTVEGMDYADLEWIVGINFWGVVHGTKAFLPYLKASGDGHVINTSSVFGLFAQPGMSGYNATKFAVRGFTESLRQELDLQRCGVSATCVHPGGIRTDICRSSRIDANMTGFLIHSEQQARADFEKLFITDADQAAKVILQGVRKNQRRVLIGRDAYALDLLARCMPAAYQALVVFASKRMAPKRPKAPVLETTDEQRL; encoded by the coding sequence ATGAAGTCATTCAACGGCCGCGTGGCGGCTATTACCGGCGCGGCCTCGGGCATGGGTCGCGCCTTGGCATTGGCCCTGGCACGCGAAGGTTGCCACCTGGCGCTGGCGGATAAAAACACCTTGGGCCTGGAACAGACGGTGCAACTGGTCGAGCACTCGACCCTGGTCCCGGTGCGTATCACCTGCTGTTCCCTGGATGTCTCCGACCGCCAGGCAATGGAGGATTGGGCCGCCGCTTGCGCGGCCGAGCACGGCCAGGTCAACCTGATCTTCAACAATGCCGGGGTGGCATTGTCGAGTACGGTGGAAGGCATGGACTACGCCGACCTGGAGTGGATCGTCGGCATCAACTTTTGGGGGGTGGTCCACGGCACCAAAGCATTCCTGCCTTATCTCAAGGCCAGCGGCGACGGGCATGTGATTAACACGTCCAGCGTATTCGGCCTGTTTGCCCAGCCCGGCATGAGCGGCTACAACGCCACCAAATTCGCCGTGCGCGGTTTTACCGAATCCCTGCGTCAAGAACTGGACCTGCAACGCTGTGGCGTCTCGGCCACCTGCGTTCATCCCGGCGGAATTCGCACGGACATCTGTCGCAGCAGCCGGATCGACGCGAACATGACCGGTTTTCTGATCCATAGCGAGCAACAGGCCCGGGCCGATTTCGAAAAACTCTTTATCACCGATGCCGATCAGGCGGCCAAGGTGATTCTGCAAGGCGTGCGCAAGAACCAACGTCGCGTGCTGATCGGCCGTGATGCCTACGCCCTGGACCTGCTCGCGCGCTGTATGCCGGCCGCTTATCAAGCGCTGGTGGTGTTTGCCAGCAAACGCATGGCGCCAAAAAGACCCAAGGCGCCGGTTTTGGAAACCACCGATGAACAACGTCTCTGA
- a CDS encoding alpha/beta fold hydrolase, producing MAVEWVIAVGMFAGVSAALWGLSTWMTRRIETAVPVNGRFLEVDGERFHYVEEGKGPPLVMIHGLMGSSRNLTYALSATLREHFRVITLDRPGSGYSTRQTGTGADLQSQARQVSRFIQTLDLGQPLVLGHSLGGAISLALALDHPHAVSGLILVAPLTHPQRMLPLVFLSLAVRPGWLRRWVSRTLTAPLGMLTSASVVKGVFAPDPAPADFATRGGGMLGMRPDNFYAASTEISQVNDYLPDMVKRYPQLRLPIGLIYGAQDQVLDFRKHGQALADKVPGLKLQLVEGRGHMLPITAVERVSALVEQIAKRARPAPTEAALQPTLVVASK from the coding sequence ATGGCTGTCGAATGGGTTATCGCTGTGGGTATGTTTGCAGGAGTCAGCGCAGCGTTGTGGGGCCTGAGTACCTGGATGACGCGGCGCATTGAAACGGCGGTACCCGTCAATGGACGTTTTTTAGAGGTGGATGGCGAGCGCTTTCATTATGTAGAAGAGGGCAAGGGCCCGCCGCTGGTGATGATCCACGGCTTGATGGGCAGTAGTCGAAACCTGACATATGCCTTGTCCGCGACATTGCGCGAGCACTTTCGGGTCATCACCCTCGACCGACCCGGCTCGGGTTACTCCACTCGGCAGACAGGCACCGGGGCCGACCTGCAAAGCCAGGCACGGCAAGTATCCAGGTTTATTCAGACTCTGGACCTGGGGCAGCCATTAGTTCTGGGGCACTCCCTGGGCGGGGCGATTTCCCTGGCCCTGGCCCTGGATCATCCGCACGCGGTCTCGGGGTTGATCTTGGTGGCGCCTCTGACTCACCCCCAGCGCATGTTGCCGCTGGTATTTCTTTCACTGGCTGTGCGCCCTGGATGGTTGCGCCGCTGGGTTTCGCGCACGTTGACCGCGCCGCTGGGAATGCTGACCAGCGCTTCGGTAGTCAAAGGCGTGTTTGCGCCAGACCCGGCTCCGGCGGACTTCGCCACTCGTGGCGGAGGCATGCTGGGGATGCGTCCGGACAACTTCTATGCGGCCTCCACCGAAATTTCCCAGGTCAACGATTACCTGCCCGACATGGTCAAGCGCTATCCACAGTTGCGACTGCCGATCGGCTTGATCTATGGCGCTCAGGACCAGGTCCTGGATTTTCGCAAGCACGGCCAGGCGCTGGCAGACAAGGTGCCGGGGTTGAAGCTGCAACTGGTCGAAGGACGCGGTCACATGTTGCCGATCACCGCGGTAGAGCGTGTGTCGGCGCTGGTGGAACAGATCGCCAAGCGTGCCAGACCAGCGCCAACCGAGGCCGCTCTGCAACCGACCTTGGTTGTGGCGAGCAAATAA
- the praB gene encoding alkane oxidation protein activator PraB: protein MKSLKTLVCATSFAMCFGAASMASAASIIPNGAFTTDPGTIVVTSPSSFGAPVTCGITFGGTVTGGVATITSASLTGGGLCGLPKLKNIPSPGWVLTATSFAPSTGIGAGNVTNVGWTVAFPSSNCGAGTITVAWNQATKMLTASNQALSGNCAVQSLSVKAPGLSLAP, encoded by the coding sequence ATGAAAAGCTTGAAAACCCTCGTTTGTGCAACTTCTTTTGCAATGTGCTTTGGTGCGGCGTCGATGGCCAGTGCGGCGTCGATTATTCCGAATGGTGCGTTCACGACTGACCCGGGCACCATTGTGGTGACGTCGCCGTCTTCTTTCGGGGCACCTGTTACCTGCGGCATCACCTTCGGCGGGACAGTCACCGGCGGCGTTGCCACCATCACGTCGGCCAGCCTTACCGGCGGTGGTCTGTGCGGCTTGCCCAAGCTGAAAAACATTCCGTCTCCGGGCTGGGTTTTGACCGCTACCAGCTTTGCTCCAAGTACCGGAATCGGTGCGGGTAATGTGACCAACGTGGGCTGGACGGTAGCGTTCCCGTCTTCCAACTGTGGCGCAGGCACGATCACCGTAGCCTGGAATCAGGCGACCAAGATGCTGACTGCGTCTAACCAGGCGCTTTCCGGCAATTGCGCCGTCCAATCCTTGAGCGTCAAGGCGCCCGGTTTGAGCCTCGCCCCTTGA
- a CDS encoding metal-dependent hydrolase, producing the protein MLPIRRDLRFTLPADRIKDWHEQGPFITHFFNALSLLFPQGELFFMDSVRHYRTSIKDPELKKHVQGFIGQEAMHSREHVAYNDLLQAAGLPAHTLDRRLKTILDLQKKHFPASFNLAVTIALEHYTAMLAEILLSDPSRFGDSIKRYQQMWYWHALEETEHKAVAFDVWNSVIKPGPKRYLLRTGTMLFTTVLFWLVVFDFHLRLLFADRRAGGHLKGFWRMLKFLYGPKGVFPRMALPWLDYFKPGFHPWDHDNRARLEGIDALVEEIERNNGLAG; encoded by the coding sequence ATGCTGCCCATTCGCCGTGACCTGCGTTTCACCCTGCCCGCCGACCGCATCAAGGACTGGCATGAGCAAGGGCCGTTTATCACGCATTTTTTCAATGCCTTGTCGCTGCTATTCCCACAGGGCGAACTGTTCTTCATGGACAGCGTGCGCCATTACCGCACGTCCATCAAAGATCCCGAGCTGAAGAAACACGTCCAGGGTTTCATTGGCCAGGAAGCCATGCACAGTCGGGAACATGTCGCCTACAACGACCTGCTGCAAGCCGCCGGACTACCAGCCCACACGCTGGACCGTCGACTGAAAACGATCCTCGACCTGCAAAAAAAGCATTTTCCTGCGTCCTTCAACCTCGCAGTGACTATTGCCCTGGAGCATTACACGGCGATGCTCGCGGAAATATTGCTCAGCGACCCGTCACGCTTCGGTGACTCGATCAAGCGCTATCAGCAAATGTGGTACTGGCACGCCCTTGAAGAAACCGAACATAAAGCCGTGGCCTTCGATGTCTGGAACAGCGTGATCAAACCAGGTCCCAAGCGCTATTTGCTACGTACGGGAACCATGCTGTTCACCACGGTATTGTTCTGGTTGGTGGTGTTTGATTTTCACCTGCGCCTGCTGTTCGCGGATCGACGCGCGGGAGGGCATCTCAAGGGGTTCTGGCGAATGCTGAAATTTCTTTACGGGCCCAAGGGGGTCTTCCCGCGCATGGCGCTGCCTTGGTTAGATTATTTCAAGCCGGGGTTTCATCCCTGGGATCATGACAACCGGGCACGTCTGGAGGGCATTGACGCGTTGGTCGAGGAGATCGAACGCAACAATGGTCTTGCCGGGTAA
- a CDS encoding acyl-CoA dehydrogenase, translating to MIIWLLAGLAAAITLAYRQATAVLWLAAGLVWLAGGYLFNAVAGLGISVAALLVVMPALLMTLKPLRRSLLTSKALSLFRNIMPAMSDTERAAIESGTVWWDAELFSGQPRWERLLQAAPARLSAEEQAFLDNEVETLCDIANDWETTQVWQDMSPEGWQYTKEAGFLGMIIPKQYGGKGFSHYAHSQVVMKLSTRCSAAAISVMVPNSLGPAELLLHYGTDAQRNYYLPRLARGEDIPCFALTSPYAGSDAGAIPDLGIVCKGIHEGQEVLGFSVTWDKRYITLGPIATVLGLAFRAEDPDGLLGQPGSLGITCALIPTSHPGVQSGRRHWPLNAVFQNGPTQGKDVFIPLEWVIGGREQVGNGWRMLMECLAAGRAISLPSANVGLGKVAVRGTTAYAAMRKQFGLPIGKFEGVQAPLARMSGHLYACDAVRKVSVASLDAGEQPSVISAIAKYHVTERARMIVNDGMDIVAGKGICMGPNNFLARAYQQSPIAITVEGANIMTRCLIIYGQGLIRCHPYVFREMEAARNSDGRKALVDFDSAMFGHLSFVLANTVRAAVHSLTGGRLISVPGKTDPALASYYRQANRLSVVLALISDISMGVLGGALKRKESITGRLGDILSQLYILSCVLKRFEDDGRPQADLPLVHWSAQDALLRAHEALAEVLDNYPSKAAARVIRGVSFPFGIPQRKPSDRLLAAVADLVQTPGESRDRLLANSYIPRPEVDKLAYGELAFRLLPQVELIEARLKSATRQGVLEPMPISGTAFTHWRVKARALDLISDDEEALLARYVEYADHGIQVDDFPQDFGLLEALQQRQQTLDQLAKPATKRRASQDANASVD from the coding sequence ATGATTATCTGGTTATTGGCGGGGCTCGCCGCGGCTATCACCCTGGCCTATCGACAAGCCACTGCTGTGTTGTGGTTAGCTGCTGGCCTGGTCTGGCTGGCTGGTGGTTATCTGTTCAACGCGGTGGCGGGACTCGGGATCAGCGTCGCTGCATTGCTGGTGGTGATGCCGGCGTTGCTGATGACGCTCAAGCCGTTGCGCCGCTCATTGTTGACCAGTAAGGCGTTAAGCCTGTTTCGCAACATCATGCCGGCCATGTCCGACACTGAACGTGCGGCCATCGAGTCCGGTACCGTGTGGTGGGATGCCGAGTTGTTCAGTGGCCAACCCCGTTGGGAGCGCCTGCTGCAAGCGGCGCCTGCGCGCTTGAGTGCCGAAGAACAGGCATTCCTCGACAACGAAGTGGAAACCCTTTGCGACATAGCCAACGACTGGGAAACCACCCAGGTCTGGCAAGACATGTCGCCTGAAGGGTGGCAGTACACCAAGGAAGCGGGTTTTCTGGGGATGATCATTCCCAAGCAATACGGCGGCAAAGGCTTCTCTCACTATGCACATTCGCAAGTGGTGATGAAGCTGTCGACCCGTTGCTCGGCCGCCGCCATTTCGGTGATGGTGCCCAACTCCCTGGGCCCGGCCGAACTGTTGTTGCATTACGGTACCGATGCCCAGCGCAACTACTACTTGCCGCGCCTGGCCCGAGGCGAAGACATCCCGTGCTTTGCCCTGACCAGTCCCTATGCCGGCTCCGACGCGGGGGCGATTCCCGACCTGGGCATCGTCTGCAAAGGCATTCACGAGGGCCAGGAAGTGTTGGGTTTCAGCGTCACCTGGGACAAGCGCTACATCACCCTCGGGCCGATTGCGACGGTGCTGGGCCTGGCCTTTCGTGCCGAGGATCCGGACGGCCTGCTGGGGCAGCCGGGCTCCTTGGGCATCACCTGTGCGCTGATTCCAACCTCCCATCCTGGGGTGCAGAGTGGTCGTCGGCATTGGCCGCTTAACGCGGTATTCCAGAACGGCCCGACCCAAGGTAAAGACGTGTTCATTCCTCTGGAGTGGGTGATCGGTGGTCGCGAACAAGTGGGTAATGGCTGGCGCATGTTGATGGAATGTCTGGCGGCCGGGCGTGCGATTTCCCTACCATCGGCCAACGTCGGCCTGGGCAAAGTCGCAGTGCGCGGCACCACGGCGTATGCAGCGATGCGTAAGCAATTCGGTCTGCCCATCGGCAAATTCGAAGGCGTGCAGGCTCCGCTGGCACGCATGTCCGGGCACTTGTATGCCTGCGACGCGGTGCGCAAGGTCTCGGTGGCGTCCCTGGATGCCGGCGAGCAGCCCTCGGTGATTTCTGCGATTGCCAAATACCACGTCACCGAGCGGGCGCGGATGATTGTCAACGACGGCATGGATATCGTCGCCGGCAAGGGCATTTGCATGGGACCCAACAACTTCCTCGCCCGCGCCTACCAGCAAAGCCCTATCGCGATTACCGTGGAAGGCGCCAACATCATGACCCGTTGCCTGATTATTTACGGCCAGGGCCTGATTCGTTGCCATCCCTATGTGTTCCGCGAAATGGAAGCGGCGCGCAACAGCGACGGACGCAAGGCGCTGGTGGATTTCGACAGTGCGATGTTTGGTCATCTGAGTTTTGTGCTGGCCAACACCGTACGCGCGGCGGTGCATTCACTGACAGGCGGCCGGCTGATTTCCGTACCGGGCAAGACCGATCCGGCGCTGGCGTCCTACTACCGGCAAGCCAATCGCCTGTCAGTGGTACTGGCGTTGATTTCCGACATCTCCATGGGGGTGCTGGGCGGGGCACTTAAACGCAAGGAAAGTATTACCGGGCGTCTGGGAGACATACTGTCCCAGCTTTACATCCTGTCTTGCGTGCTCAAGCGCTTCGAAGACGATGGCCGGCCCCAGGCAGATTTGCCGCTGGTGCATTGGTCAGCCCAGGACGCTCTGCTGCGGGCTCATGAGGCGTTGGCGGAAGTGCTCGATAACTACCCGTCAAAAGCCGCTGCGCGGGTGATTCGCGGCGTGAGCTTCCCGTTTGGCATCCCGCAGCGCAAGCCGTCGGATCGCCTGCTGGCCGCAGTGGCGGACCTGGTACAGACCCCGGGCGAAAGTCGTGACCGGCTGCTGGCCAATTCCTATATCCCACGGCCGGAAGTCGACAAGCTGGCTTATGGCGAGCTGGCGTTCCGCCTGTTGCCGCAGGTGGAGTTGATCGAGGCGCGGCTCAAAAGCGCGACCCGCCAAGGTGTACTTGAACCGATGCCGATCTCCGGCACGGCGTTTACCCATTGGCGAGTCAAGGCCCGGGCCCTGGATTTGATCAGCGACGACGAAGAGGCGTTGCTGGCGCGCTATGTGGAATACGCCGATCACGGCATTCAGGTCGACGATTTCCCTCAGGACTTCGGGCTGCTGGAGGCGCTGCAGCAACGCCAACAGACATTGGATCAGTTGGCCAAACCCGCGACCAAACGTCGGGCCAGCCAAGACGCAAACGCATCGGTCGATTGA
- a CDS encoding outer membrane protein transport protein, translating to MNNKKQQAHAFLGLALLGGMLATTGSVQAGGFMAPTANAAGWGRAFGGGSMFKNDPSAAFNNPAAMAFIDKTVSQFTLSYANIDIKYKGSAYDYAGNPASNTIFDPNTGLSSTPRTGDGGQGGFEAYIPTGFMVIPINDRFAFGLSQVVPMGARTTWDSDWKGRDFAVDTRIETVGLTGSLSFKVNDQFSVGAGAILQHTKGFVSQNVDLYAAAAQSPDLGNIPFPAGQGHALMRVKVDNNSLGWFAGVTWKPTLQDTVGLNYHAKIKNKLEGKYNVYADPTSEGVMTTPVLDGKTLVELAYPGLKLYPGGANASTQLDIPANASLDWVHQFSDRLSLGASVTWTQWSSFKALTLKSEGNTIVSIPYNYKNTWMYSFGGDYRLTDDLTVRAGVAFDQTPTRNSTRDPRIPDGDRTFASLGFGYNIRAIPGLSIDGAYSRQFVETVKLKTKNVDRLGAGSLDGKSEAKGEVLSLTATYAF from the coding sequence ATGAATAATAAGAAACAACAGGCGCACGCGTTCCTCGGCCTGGCATTGCTGGGTGGAATGCTGGCGACAACCGGCTCGGTTCAGGCGGGCGGCTTCATGGCTCCGACTGCTAATGCCGCCGGCTGGGGGCGGGCGTTCGGTGGCGGTTCGATGTTCAAGAACGACCCGTCGGCCGCCTTTAACAACCCGGCAGCCATGGCGTTCATTGACAAGACCGTTTCTCAGTTCACCCTCAGCTACGCAAACATTGACATCAAATACAAAGGGTCCGCGTATGACTACGCGGGCAATCCGGCATCCAACACGATCTTCGATCCCAACACGGGTCTCAGCTCGACACCACGCACCGGTGACGGCGGCCAAGGCGGATTCGAAGCCTATATACCGACCGGGTTCATGGTGATCCCGATTAACGACCGCTTTGCCTTCGGCCTGAGCCAGGTGGTGCCGATGGGCGCCCGTACCACTTGGGATTCCGACTGGAAAGGTCGGGACTTTGCGGTGGATACCCGAATTGAAACCGTTGGCCTGACCGGCTCGCTGTCGTTCAAGGTCAATGACCAGTTTTCCGTGGGCGCCGGTGCGATTCTTCAGCACACCAAAGGGTTTGTAAGCCAGAACGTCGATCTCTATGCCGCCGCTGCGCAGTCGCCGGATCTGGGCAACATTCCGTTTCCGGCGGGCCAGGGCCATGCCTTGATGCGGGTCAAGGTCGATAATAACTCGTTGGGCTGGTTTGCCGGTGTAACCTGGAAACCGACATTGCAGGACACCGTTGGCCTGAATTACCACGCCAAGATCAAGAACAAACTGGAAGGTAAATACAACGTCTACGCGGATCCGACCTCGGAAGGGGTAATGACAACACCTGTGCTGGATGGCAAGACGCTGGTCGAATTGGCCTATCCAGGCCTGAAACTGTATCCCGGTGGTGCCAACGCTTCAACGCAGCTGGACATTCCAGCCAACGCGTCCCTGGACTGGGTACACCAGTTTTCCGACCGCCTGAGCCTGGGGGCCAGCGTCACCTGGACCCAATGGTCTTCGTTCAAGGCGCTGACGTTGAAGTCCGAAGGCAACACTATTGTGTCGATTCCGTACAACTACAAAAACACCTGGATGTACTCATTCGGCGGCGACTACCGACTTACCGATGACCTTACCGTGCGCGCCGGTGTGGCCTTCGACCAGACGCCTACCCGCAACTCCACCCGTGACCCGCGTATTCCGGATGGTGACCGGACCTTTGCGTCCCTCGGTTTTGGCTACAACATCCGGGCGATTCCGGGGTTGAGTATCGACGGCGCGTATTCACGGCAATTTGTGGAAACCGTCAAGCTCAAGACCAAGAACGTAGATCGCCTGGGTGCTGGATCGCTGGATGGCAAGTCCGAGGCCAAGGGCGAAGTGCTCAGCCTGACGGCCACCTACGCTTTCTGA
- a CDS encoding flavin-containing monooxygenase has translation MIDSVDIAIIGSGFAGLCMAIKLKEAGLDDFFIAEQADSLGGTWRDNHYPGCACDVQSHVYSFSFAPNPHWTRQFAPQAEIRAYLEDCAERYELAPYLHYGMGLERAVFDEQSQRWQLSFTHGRQISARVLVSGMGGLSRPALPAIPGLETFQGKRFHSQQWDHGYSLKGKRVAVIGTGASAIQFVPQIAPQVAHLDVFQRTPPWIMPKPDRPISRSERWAFKHLPFTQRMVRSAFYWALEGRVVGFALHPRLMKMVQKIALRHLHKQVTRPSLRKVLTPDYTIGCKRVLISNDYYPALSRSNVQVVTDSVLRIEADGVITTDGIKHPADCLIFGTGFQATDPLPRGCIIGRDGVDLMDIWRDGAHAYLGTTVPGYPNLFLIVGPNTGLGHNSMILMIEAQVTYILKALQQMHRHRINSVDVKPAVENAYNEQLQDKLKRTIWSTGGCQSWYLDPRTGKNTTLWPGSTWRFKQVTRHFALKDYLITPTTLDPTPHLVTAPHITTEGSLS, from the coding sequence ATGATTGATTCAGTCGATATCGCCATCATCGGTTCCGGTTTCGCCGGTCTGTGCATGGCGATCAAACTCAAGGAAGCCGGGCTGGATGACTTCTTTATCGCCGAACAGGCGGACTCACTGGGCGGCACCTGGCGCGACAATCACTACCCTGGTTGCGCCTGCGATGTGCAGTCCCATGTGTATTCATTTTCCTTCGCTCCCAACCCGCACTGGACCCGGCAATTTGCGCCACAGGCCGAAATTCGCGCCTACCTGGAGGACTGCGCCGAGCGCTACGAACTGGCGCCGTACCTGCACTACGGCATGGGACTCGAGCGCGCGGTGTTCGATGAACAATCCCAGCGCTGGCAGTTGAGTTTCACTCATGGCCGCCAGATCAGCGCGCGGGTGTTGGTCTCAGGCATGGGTGGCCTCTCGCGCCCGGCGCTGCCGGCAATTCCCGGACTTGAGACTTTCCAGGGCAAGCGCTTCCATTCCCAACAGTGGGATCATGGCTATTCATTGAAAGGCAAGCGCGTAGCGGTGATCGGCACCGGCGCCAGCGCGATTCAATTCGTGCCGCAGATCGCCCCGCAGGTGGCGCACCTGGATGTCTTCCAGCGCACCCCGCCATGGATCATGCCCAAGCCGGACCGGCCGATTTCACGCTCCGAGCGTTGGGCCTTCAAGCACCTGCCATTCACCCAACGCATGGTGCGCAGCGCTTTCTACTGGGCCCTGGAAGGTCGCGTGGTGGGCTTTGCCCTGCATCCGCGGCTGATGAAGATGGTGCAGAAAATCGCCCTGCGCCACCTGCACAAACAAGTGACCCGGCCTTCCCTGCGCAAAGTCCTGACCCCCGACTACACCATCGGCTGCAAGCGTGTATTGATCTCCAACGACTACTACCCGGCGCTGTCCCGCAGCAACGTACAGGTAGTCACGGACAGCGTATTGCGCATTGAAGCGGACGGCGTGATCACCACCGATGGCATCAAGCACCCTGCCGATTGCCTCATCTTCGGTACCGGTTTCCAGGCCACCGATCCCCTGCCCCGTGGCTGCATCATTGGCCGCGACGGCGTGGACCTCATGGACATCTGGCGCGACGGTGCCCACGCCTACCTGGGCACGACGGTGCCGGGCTATCCGAACCTGTTCCTGATCGTCGGTCCGAATACCGGGCTGGGCCACAACTCGATGATTCTGATGATCGAGGCACAAGTCACCTACATCCTCAAGGCCCTGCAACAGATGCACCGACACCGGATCAACAGCGTGGACGTCAAGCCAGCGGTGGAAAACGCCTACAACGAGCAGTTGCAGGACAAGCTCAAGCGCACCATCTGGTCCACCGGTGGCTGCCAGAGCTGGTACCTGGACCCACGCACCGGCAAGAACACCACCTTGTGGCCGGGGTCGACCTGGCGTTTCAAGCAGGTCACACGTCACTTCGCCCTCAAGGACTACCTGATCACGCCGACCACGCTCGACCCGACGCCACACCTGGTCACTGCGCCCCACATCACCACAGAAGGCAGCCTGTCATGA